A single genomic interval of Bradyrhizobium japonicum USDA 6 harbors:
- the hutI gene encoding imidazolonepropionase, with protein sequence MAERFDRIWHNARLATMRADRPDLGEIEHGVIATRGGHIVYAGAAADFPGDADAIKRIDCEGRWITPGLVDCHTHLVYGGNRAHEFELRLKGASYEEIARAGGGIVSTVAATRKASEAELVANALPRLDALVGEGVTTIEIKSGYGLDTETEMRQLSAARILGRQRPVAIRTSFLGAHALPVEASGDKDRYIDLVCHEMLPAVAKAGLADAVDAFMEGIAFSAEQTARVFETARGLGLPVKLHADQLSNLGGAALAAKFSALSADHLEHTDEAGAAAMAKAGTVAVLLPGAFYFIRETQKPPVEAFRRHGVHMALATDCNPGSSPLTSLLLTMNMGATLFRMTVAECLAGVTREGARALGVLNETGTLEAGKWCDLAIWDIERPAELVYRIGFNPLHRRVWRGQ encoded by the coding sequence ATGGCAGAGCGCTTCGACCGGATCTGGCACAACGCCCGGCTCGCCACGATGCGGGCCGACCGTCCCGATCTCGGCGAGATCGAGCACGGCGTGATCGCCACGCGCGGCGGTCATATCGTCTATGCGGGCGCAGCGGCGGATTTCCCCGGTGATGCAGACGCGATCAAGCGGATCGACTGTGAGGGGCGCTGGATCACGCCCGGCCTCGTCGATTGCCATACCCATCTCGTCTATGGCGGCAACCGCGCGCATGAATTCGAGCTGCGCCTGAAGGGCGCAAGCTACGAGGAAATCGCGCGCGCCGGTGGCGGAATTGTCTCGACAGTCGCCGCGACCCGCAAGGCGAGCGAGGCCGAGCTCGTTGCAAACGCGCTGCCGCGGCTCGATGCGCTGGTCGGCGAGGGCGTCACCACCATCGAGATCAAGTCCGGTTACGGCCTCGATACCGAGACCGAGATGCGTCAGCTCTCAGCGGCGCGCATCCTCGGCCGTCAGCGGCCGGTTGCGATCCGCACATCCTTTCTCGGGGCGCATGCGCTGCCTGTGGAGGCCAGCGGTGACAAGGATCGCTACATCGATCTCGTGTGTCATGAAATGCTGCCGGCTGTCGCAAAGGCCGGTCTTGCCGATGCCGTCGATGCCTTCATGGAAGGTATCGCGTTCTCGGCCGAGCAGACCGCGCGGGTGTTCGAGACGGCGAGGGGGCTTGGGCTGCCGGTCAAGCTCCATGCCGACCAGCTGTCCAACCTCGGCGGCGCTGCGCTCGCCGCAAAATTCTCGGCGCTCTCCGCCGATCACCTCGAGCATACCGACGAGGCCGGCGCCGCCGCAATGGCGAAGGCCGGAACTGTCGCCGTGCTGCTGCCCGGTGCCTTCTATTTCATCCGCGAGACACAGAAGCCGCCGGTCGAGGCGTTCCGCAGGCACGGCGTCCACATGGCGCTCGCGACCGACTGCAATCCCGGCAGCTCGCCGCTGACATCCCTTCTGCTCACGATGAACATGGGCGCGACGCTGTTCCGGATGACGGTGGCCGAATGCCTCGCTGGTGTCACCCGTGAAGGCGCGCGGGCGCTCGGCGTGCTCAATGAGACCGGCACGCTGGAAGCAGGGAAGTGGTGCGATCTCGCGATCTGGGACATCGAGCGCCCCGCCGAGCTCGTCTACCGCATCGGCTTCAATCCGCTGCATCGCCGGGTTTGGAGGGGACAGTGA
- a CDS encoding TetR/AcrR family transcriptional regulator, with translation MRAADRERAIVDEAIRFFAEHGFEGQTRELAKRMGITHSAIYRHFPSKEALIERVYQEVYLSRWSPDWGPMIRDRTLPLEARLTRFYLDYVERVFEYNWVRIFVFSGMKSFGITGRYLDIVRREIIEPAAAELRHDLKLPDAKSHPLSERETELFWGLHGRIFYLAIRKFIYETPIPPDLDAIVRDAVQTFMDGAKMTMPKLLVSG, from the coding sequence ATGCGTGCGGCCGACCGCGAGCGTGCGATCGTGGACGAGGCGATCCGCTTCTTCGCCGAGCATGGCTTCGAGGGCCAGACCCGCGAGCTCGCCAAACGCATGGGCATCACGCATTCGGCGATCTATCGCCACTTCCCGAGCAAGGAGGCGCTGATCGAACGGGTCTACCAGGAGGTCTATCTCAGCCGCTGGTCGCCGGATTGGGGGCCGATGATCCGCGACCGAACCTTGCCGCTCGAGGCGCGGCTGACGCGCTTCTATCTCGACTATGTCGAACGCGTGTTCGAGTACAATTGGGTGCGGATCTTCGTCTTCTCCGGCATGAAGTCGTTCGGCATCACCGGCCGTTATCTCGACATTGTCCGCCGCGAAATCATCGAGCCCGCGGCGGCCGAGTTGCGCCACGATCTGAAGCTGCCCGACGCGAAATCCCATCCGCTCAGCGAACGCGAGACCGAGCTGTTCTGGGGCCTGCACGGCCGCATCTTCTATCTCGCCATCCGCAAGTTCATCTACGAGACGCCGATCCCGCCCGATCTCGACGCGATCGTCCGCGACGCCGTCCAGACCTTCATGGACGGCGCGAAGATGACAATGCCGAAGCTGCTGGTGAGCGGCTAG
- the hutH gene encoding histidine ammonia-lyase — translation MTEQGAVIAVKPGTVSLGDLARVLKGAAVVLDPSFWPRVEATAEIVAKAANAAAPVYGINTGFGKLASKRIPPDQTALLQRNLIVSHCCGVGLATPEPIVRLMMALKIVSLGRGASGVRREVIEQLQAMLAQDVYPLVPQQGSVGASGDLAPLAHMTAVMIGEGEAIVDGKTVSGREALAVAGLAPLTLGPKEGLALINGTQFSTAYAVSGVLRAFRLARAALVTGALSVDAAMASTAPFRPEIQALRGHAGQVAAAATLTALLDGSDIRLSHLEGDERVQDPYCLRCQPQVAGAALDLITQAARTLVVEANAVTDNPLVLVETGEIVSGGNFHAEPVAFAADTIALALSEIGAISERRIATLVDPALNFGLPPFLTPDPGINSGFMIAEVTGAALYAENKQRAAACSIDSTPTSANQEDHVSMAAHAARRLSDMADNLAAILGIELLVAAQGITLRAPHATSAPLAAVIAALREHVPALAADRYMAGDLAQAAALIEADALPAVAIAALPTDPFPRLD, via the coding sequence GTGACGGAACAGGGCGCGGTGATCGCCGTCAAGCCGGGAACGGTAAGCCTCGGTGATCTCGCGCGCGTGCTCAAAGGCGCCGCTGTCGTGCTTGATCCGTCATTCTGGCCGCGCGTCGAGGCGACGGCGGAGATCGTCGCAAAGGCCGCAAACGCCGCCGCGCCGGTCTACGGCATCAATACCGGTTTTGGAAAACTGGCCTCGAAGCGCATTCCGCCCGACCAGACCGCGCTGCTCCAGCGCAATCTCATCGTCTCGCATTGCTGCGGTGTCGGCCTGGCTACGCCGGAGCCGATCGTGCGGCTGATGATGGCGTTGAAGATCGTCTCGCTCGGCCGCGGCGCCTCCGGCGTGCGTCGCGAGGTGATCGAGCAGTTGCAGGCCATGCTGGCGCAGGACGTCTATCCGCTGGTGCCGCAGCAGGGCTCGGTCGGCGCCTCTGGTGATCTTGCGCCGCTCGCGCACATGACGGCGGTGATGATCGGCGAGGGGGAGGCGATCGTTGATGGCAAGACTGTCTCCGGCCGTGAGGCACTCGCCGTCGCCGGTCTCGCGCCGCTGACGCTCGGTCCCAAGGAGGGGCTCGCGCTCATCAACGGGACGCAGTTCTCGACGGCCTACGCCGTCTCCGGCGTGCTGCGCGCGTTTCGCCTGGCTCGCGCCGCGCTCGTGACCGGCGCGCTGTCGGTCGATGCGGCAATGGCATCGACGGCGCCGTTTCGCCCGGAAATTCAGGCGCTGCGCGGTCACGCCGGACAGGTCGCTGCGGCCGCGACGTTGACCGCGTTGCTCGACGGCAGCGATATCAGGTTGTCGCATCTCGAAGGTGACGAGCGCGTGCAGGATCCCTATTGCCTGCGGTGCCAGCCGCAGGTCGCGGGCGCTGCGCTCGACTTGATCACGCAGGCCGCCCGCACCCTGGTCGTCGAAGCCAATGCCGTCACCGACAATCCGCTCGTTCTGGTCGAGACCGGCGAGATCGTCTCCGGCGGCAATTTCCACGCTGAGCCGGTCGCCTTTGCCGCCGATACGATCGCGCTGGCGCTGTCGGAGATCGGCGCGATCAGCGAGCGGCGGATCGCGACGCTGGTCGATCCCGCGCTCAATTTCGGTCTTCCGCCGTTTCTGACGCCCGATCCCGGCATCAATTCCGGCTTCATGATCGCCGAGGTCACGGGCGCTGCGCTCTACGCCGAGAACAAGCAGCGTGCGGCTGCCTGCTCGATCGACTCGACCCCGACCAGCGCCAACCAGGAAGACCATGTCTCGATGGCCGCGCACGCCGCGCGTCGCCTCTCGGACATGGCCGATAATCTCGCCGCCATCCTCGGCATCGAGCTCCTGGTCGCCGCACAAGGCATCACGCTGCGTGCGCCGCATGCGACCAGCGCGCCACTCGCAGCCGTCATTGCTGCGCTTCGCGAGCATGTGCCCGCGCTCGCCGCCGACCGCTACATGGCCGGCGATCTCGCCCAGGCGGCGGCGCTGATCGAAGCCGATGCGCTACCGGCCGTGGCGATCGCGGCGCTTCCAACCGATCCGTTCCCGAGACTTGACTAA
- the hutU gene encoding urocanate hydratase — protein sequence MNRRLDNDRTIRAPRGSDISAKSWLTEAPLRMLMNNLDPDVAERPSELVVYGGIGRAARDWESFDRITAALRTLEADETLLVQSGKPVGVFRTHADAPRVLIANSNIVPHWATLDHFNELDRKGLMMYGQMTAGSWIYIGSQGIVQGTYETFVEVGRRHYGGSLAGKWILTAGLGGMGGAQPLAATMAGASMLAVECQPSRIEMRLRTGYLDRQAATLDEALAIMEDAAKTKKAVSVGLLGNAAEIFPELVRRGVKPDIVTDQTSAHDPINGYLPKGWTLADWEAKRASDPKAVERASKTSMVEHVQAMLDFHAQGIPTLDYGNNIRQMAQDMGLRNAFDFPGFVPAYIRPLFCRGVGPFRWAALSGDPEDIFKTDAKVKELMPDDKHLHNWLDMAKERIKFQGLPARICWVGLGDRHRLGLAFNEMVARGELKAPIVIGRDHLDSGSVASPNRETEAMKDGSDAVSDWPLLNALLNCASGATWVSLHHGGGVGIGYSQHAGMVIVADGTPEAAKRIERVLWNDPASGVMRHADAGYETAIDCARDKGLDLPSLAT from the coding sequence ATGAACCGCCGACTGGACAATGACCGCACCATCCGCGCCCCCCGCGGCAGCGACATCAGCGCCAAGAGCTGGCTGACGGAAGCGCCCCTGCGCATGCTGATGAACAATCTCGATCCTGATGTCGCGGAGCGTCCGAGCGAGCTCGTCGTCTATGGCGGCATTGGCCGCGCCGCGCGCGACTGGGAGAGCTTTGACCGCATCACGGCGGCCTTGCGCACGCTCGAAGCCGACGAGACGCTGCTGGTCCAATCCGGCAAGCCGGTCGGTGTCTTCCGCACCCATGCCGATGCCCCGCGTGTCCTGATCGCGAACTCCAACATCGTGCCGCATTGGGCGACGCTCGACCATTTCAACGAGCTCGATCGCAAAGGCCTGATGATGTACGGCCAGATGACGGCGGGCTCCTGGATCTATATCGGCAGCCAGGGCATCGTGCAGGGCACTTACGAGACCTTCGTCGAGGTCGGACGCCGCCATTACGGCGGCAGCCTTGCGGGCAAATGGATTCTCACCGCCGGTCTCGGCGGCATGGGCGGCGCGCAACCGCTGGCCGCGACCATGGCGGGCGCCTCGATGCTCGCGGTCGAGTGCCAGCCGAGCCGCATCGAGATGCGACTGCGCACTGGTTATCTCGATCGGCAGGCCGCGACGCTCGACGAGGCGCTGGCGATCATGGAAGATGCTGCGAAGACGAAGAAGGCGGTTTCGGTCGGCCTGCTCGGCAACGCTGCGGAGATTTTCCCCGAGCTGGTGCGTCGCGGCGTCAAACCCGACATCGTCACCGACCAGACCAGCGCGCATGATCCGATCAACGGCTACTTGCCGAAGGGCTGGACGCTCGCCGATTGGGAAGCCAAGCGCGCCTCCGATCCGAAGGCGGTGGAGCGTGCGTCGAAGACGTCGATGGTCGAGCACGTCCAGGCCATGCTGGATTTCCATGCGCAGGGCATTCCGACGCTCGACTACGGTAACAATATCCGCCAGATGGCGCAGGACATGGGCCTGAGGAACGCCTTCGATTTCCCGGGCTTCGTGCCTGCCTATATCCGTCCCTTGTTCTGCCGCGGCGTCGGGCCGTTCCGCTGGGCTGCGCTGTCGGGCGATCCCGAGGACATCTTCAAGACCGACGCCAAGGTCAAGGAGCTGATGCCTGACGACAAGCATCTGCACAATTGGCTCGACATGGCCAAGGAACGCATCAAGTTCCAGGGCCTGCCGGCGCGGATTTGCTGGGTTGGTCTCGGCGATCGCCATCGTCTGGGCCTTGCCTTCAACGAGATGGTGGCGCGTGGCGAACTGAAAGCGCCGATCGTGATCGGCCGCGATCATCTCGACAGCGGCTCGGTGGCGAGCCCCAACCGCGAGACCGAGGCGATGAAGGACGGATCGGACGCGGTGTCCGACTGGCCCTTGCTCAACGCGCTGCTCAATTGCGCCAGCGGCGCGACCTGGGTGTCGCTGCATCACGGCGGCGGCGTCGGCATCGGCTACTCGCAGCATGCCGGCATGGTGATCGTCGCCGACGGCACGCCGGAAGCGGCAAAGCGCATTGAGCGTGTGCTCTGGAACGATCCTGCCAGCGGCGTCATGCGCCATGCAGACGCGGGCTATGAGACTGCAATCGATTGTGCCCGTGACAAGGGCCTCGATCTGCCAAGCCTTGCGACGTAG
- a CDS encoding formimidoylglutamate deiminase — MTRLHFASALLPSGWANDVQMVITAGAIAEVTPGVAPAAGDERHGIALPGLASLHSHAFQRGMAGLAELRGDSTDTFWTWRDTMYRFALAMTPDDVAAVATLLYVEMLEQGFTRVGEFQYLHHDRDGSPYADLAEMAARIAQAAEASGIALTLLPSFYAHGSFGGAAPHEGQRRFICSVDQFAALMAASRKAISRLPGANIGIAPHSLRAVTPDELAAIIPLADGGPVHIHAAEQVKEVEDCLAWSGRRPVQWLLENAPVDQRWCLIHATHTTDAEVTAFARTGAVAGLCPITEASLGDGIFPAREFVHAGGAFGVGTDSNVLVGAADELRQLEYGQRLKHRERNVLSGGAGRSTGRTLFDHTLAGGARALAQATVGLEPGARADIVTLDTAHPSLAGRLRDAAIDGWIFAGGTGAIDCVWAGGHKVVEGGRHRLRQIARERFNAAVRRLLA, encoded by the coding sequence ATGACCCGACTGCATTTCGCCTCCGCGCTCCTGCCCTCGGGCTGGGCCAATGACGTGCAGATGGTGATCACCGCCGGCGCGATCGCCGAGGTGACGCCGGGCGTGGCGCCGGCCGCCGGCGACGAGCGTCACGGAATTGCGCTTCCGGGCTTGGCGAGCCTGCACAGCCACGCATTCCAGCGCGGCATGGCGGGGCTGGCCGAGCTGCGCGGCGATAGCACCGATACATTCTGGACCTGGCGCGACACGATGTATCGTTTCGCGCTGGCGATGACGCCGGACGATGTCGCTGCCGTTGCGACGTTGCTGTATGTCGAGATGCTCGAACAGGGCTTTACCCGCGTCGGCGAATTCCAATACCTCCACCACGACCGCGACGGCTCTCCTTATGCCGACCTCGCGGAAATGGCTGCCCGCATTGCGCAGGCCGCCGAAGCTTCCGGCATTGCGCTGACGCTGCTGCCGAGTTTTTATGCGCACGGCTCTTTCGGAGGCGCAGCCCCGCATGAAGGCCAGCGCCGCTTCATCTGCTCGGTCGATCAGTTCGCCGCTCTGATGGCTGCATCGCGCAAGGCGATCAGCAGATTGCCGGGCGCCAATATCGGCATCGCGCCGCACAGCCTGCGCGCGGTGACGCCGGACGAGCTCGCGGCGATCATTCCACTCGCGGATGGCGGGCCGGTGCACATTCATGCCGCCGAGCAGGTGAAAGAGGTCGAGGATTGCCTGGCCTGGTCGGGACGACGGCCGGTGCAGTGGCTGCTGGAGAACGCGCCCGTCGATCAACGCTGGTGCCTCATCCACGCGACCCATACGACGGACGCGGAAGTAACCGCATTCGCCAGGACCGGTGCAGTGGCGGGTCTCTGCCCCATCACGGAAGCCAGTCTCGGGGACGGCATCTTTCCGGCGCGCGAATTCGTCCACGCCGGCGGCGCATTCGGTGTGGGCACCGACTCCAACGTGCTGGTCGGCGCAGCCGACGAGCTGCGTCAGCTCGAATATGGCCAGCGTCTCAAGCATCGCGAGCGCAACGTGCTCTCCGGCGGCGCAGGCCGCTCGACGGGACGTACGCTGTTCGATCATACGCTCGCCGGCGGTGCGCGCGCGCTGGCACAAGCGACGGTTGGCCTCGAGCCCGGCGCACGCGCCGACATCGTCACACTTGACACCGCACATCCGTCACTCGCGGGACGTTTGCGCGACGCCGCCATCGACGGTTGGATTTTTGCCGGAGGGACCGGCGCGATCGATTGCGTCTGGGCCGGCGGCCACAAGGTCGTCGAAGGCGGGCGTCACAGGCTGCGACAGATCGCGCGCGAGCGCTTCAACGCGGCGGTGCGGAGGCTCCTCGCATGA
- a CDS encoding (2Fe-2S)-binding protein — protein sequence MSGFDETLLDDADETVRVRFVVNGRKVACEVAPRETLVDCLRNALELTGTHAGCEMGACGACLVQLDGRAVHSCLMFAVQADGAKIETIEGLTESGAIADLQAEFHRRNALQCGFCTPGMLVNAHELLSQVARPSRDEIRDALSGNYCRCTGYEAIVDAIDAVAKARREGGGAT from the coding sequence ATGAGCGGTTTTGACGAAACCCTTCTGGACGACGCGGACGAGACGGTGCGGGTCCGTTTCGTCGTCAATGGCCGCAAGGTCGCCTGCGAGGTGGCGCCACGCGAGACGCTGGTCGATTGCCTGCGCAACGCGCTCGAACTGACCGGCACGCATGCCGGCTGCGAGATGGGGGCCTGCGGCGCCTGCCTGGTGCAGCTCGACGGCCGCGCCGTGCATTCCTGCTTGATGTTCGCGGTGCAGGCTGATGGTGCGAAGATCGAGACCATCGAGGGACTCACCGAGAGCGGCGCTATCGCCGATCTCCAGGCCGAATTCCATCGCCGCAACGCGCTGCAATGCGGCTTCTGCACGCCGGGCATGCTGGTGAATGCCCACGAACTGCTCTCGCAGGTGGCGCGGCCCAGCCGCGACGAAATCCGCGACGCGCTGTCGGGCAACTATTGCCGCTGCACCGGCTATGAGGCGATCGTCGACGCCATCGACGCGGTGGCCAAAGCACGCCGCGAAGGCGGGGGCGCGACATGA
- a CDS encoding FAD binding domain-containing protein, translating into MKARAFSYFRAATIDQALDAHARAGDDARFIAGGQSLVPALSLRLQAPRLLIDITHIDELRGVRREGGYLRIGALTRHCEMLSEPLIAEFAPLLRAAAPFVAHPAIRNRGTFGGSIALADPASEFPAMTLALDAEIEIAGPSGSRRVKADDFFVELFETALQPGELITAIYVPLFKADQRFAFDELARRRGDYALVGCGMLATCTGDHINDIRISFFSVGNTPTRVKGAEATLIGSNLDPERIAAAQAALESDLAPPDSDEVPPAMRLHLARVLLGRLLGRLGEGA; encoded by the coding sequence GTGAAGGCGAGGGCTTTCAGCTATTTTCGTGCTGCGACGATCGACCAGGCGCTGGATGCTCATGCCCGCGCCGGCGATGACGCGCGCTTCATTGCCGGGGGCCAGAGTCTCGTGCCGGCGTTGTCGCTGCGGCTCCAGGCGCCGCGGTTGCTGATCGACATCACCCATATTGACGAGCTGCGCGGCGTCCGGCGCGAAGGCGGTTACTTGCGCATCGGCGCGCTGACGCGCCATTGCGAGATGCTGAGTGAGCCGCTGATCGCCGAGTTCGCGCCGTTGCTGCGTGCTGCAGCGCCGTTCGTCGCCCATCCCGCAATCCGCAACCGCGGCACCTTCGGCGGAAGCATTGCGCTGGCCGATCCCGCCTCCGAGTTCCCGGCGATGACCTTGGCGCTCGATGCCGAGATCGAGATCGCCGGCCCTTCCGGCAGCCGGCGTGTGAAAGCCGACGACTTCTTCGTCGAGCTGTTCGAGACCGCATTGCAGCCCGGTGAGCTGATCACCGCGATCTACGTTCCGCTGTTCAAGGCCGATCAGCGCTTTGCGTTCGACGAGCTGGCGCGCCGACGTGGGGACTATGCTCTGGTCGGATGCGGCATGCTTGCGACCTGCACCGGCGATCACATCAACGACATCCGCATTTCCTTCTTCTCGGTCGGCAATACACCGACTCGGGTGAAAGGTGCTGAGGCAACCCTGATCGGCTCGAACCTGGATCCTGAACGTATCGCCGCCGCGCAAGCGGCGCTCGAAAGCGATCTCGCGCCGCCCGACAGCGACGAGGTGCCGCCGGCGATGCGGCTGCATCTCGCCCGCGTGCTGCTCGGCCGCCTGCTCGGACGTCTCGGTGAGGGCGCATGA